From a single Drosophila sulfurigaster albostrigata strain 15112-1811.04 chromosome 3, ASM2355843v2, whole genome shotgun sequence genomic region:
- the LOC133845839 gene encoding glycine receptor subunit alpha-2 isoform X1 codes for MLGKYNTKAFISLGLTFILMWISEATDTHMNYNYTTKPRVVLPPNYVKEMRPPSKKGSPVIVDFSIFVVDINSINVEDMDFRVDMFIHQRWMESRLEISDDIFEEGDDYVTLLPEFFDNLWQPDPYFLNSKIAGFGSPYVASTSLLRNKDERESKNFHLDKTLKIATLTHKFTSVTLYKNKTVRYAARMHAIIACQMEFQLYPMDIQVCPIYIESFSSNNQKVKLRWSDSGVTLNPELKLLQYNLGQPLELEESDGYMPEKVGNFSRLTVYFRFERQIGHHLIQTFAPSSLVVMLSWFSFWLGLDAIPGRVTLLVTCMLTLVTMFTGLRADIPPVAYVKALDLWMAGCMVSVFAALAEFVVVKVLDVQYQYQVNRIPKVLPMRISNMEKGQCATVASWEGGAVRSRKATQTPTTPGQTSLQGNGGPPKPARRQSLLSVAWTDTDTGVEKIMWREIDKVSRAVFPILFFVFVLLYWPILLMKSS; via the exons ATGCTGGgcaaatacaacacaaaagcATTCATATCGCTTGGATTGACATTCATATTGATGTG GATTAGTGAGGCCACGGACACCCACATGAACTACAACTACACAACGAAGCCCCGAGTGGTTCTTCCGCCTAATTATGTCAAGG AAATGCGACCGCCCTCAAAGAAGGGCTCACCAGTGATAGTAGACTTTAGCATATTTGTTGTAGATATTAACTCAATTAATGTAGAGGATATGGACTTTAG AGTTGACATGTTTATACATCAACGTTGGATGGAATCCCGACTGGAAATATCGGATGACATATTCGAAGAGGGCGACGACTATGTCACTTTACTTCCTGAATTTTTCGACAACCTTTGGCAACCAGATCCGTATTTTCTAAATTCGAAAATTGCCG GATTTGGAAGTCCATATGTTGCCTCAACTTCTCTGCTACGCAATAAAGATGAAAGAGAATCTAAAAACTTTCATCTAGACAAAACTTTAA AAATAGCTACCCTGACGCACAAGTTCACATCGGTGACGCTGTACAAGAATAAGACCGTTCGATATGCAGCTCGCATGCATGCCATAATTGCCTGCCAGATGGAGTTCCAGCTCTACCCCATGGACATCCAAGTATGTCCCATTTACATTGAGAGTT TTTCGTCCAACAATCAGAAGGTAAAGCTGCGGTGGTCCGACTCGGGTGTAACGCTCAATCCAGAGCTAAAGCTACTGCAATACAATCTCGGCCAGCCCTTGGAGCTGGAGGAGAGCGATGGCTATATGCCCGAGAAGGTGGGCAACTTCTCACGTCTCACCGTCTACTTTCGCTTCGAGCGGCAGATTGGCCATCATCTGATCCAGACATTTGCCCCATCCTCGCTGGTTGTCATGCTGTCGTGGTTCAGCTTCTGGCTCGGCCTGGACGCCATACCGGGACGTGTAACGCTGCTGGTCACCTGCATGCTGACGCTGGTCACAATGTTCACCGGTCTACGGGCGGATATACCACCCGTTGCGTATGTAAAG GCGCTTGACCTTTGGATGGCCGGATGCATGGTGTCGGTGTTCGCTGCCCTCGCTGAATTTGTCGTTGTCAAAGTGTTGGATGTCCAGTACCAGTACCAGGTAAACCGAATACCAAAGGTACTGCCCATG CGCATAAGCAATATGGAGAAAGGTCAATGTGCAACTGTGGCGAGCTGGGAGGGAGGCGCCGTACGGTCACGAAAGGCCACACAAACTCCAACAACGCCAGGCCAG ACATCGCTGCAGGGCAATGGAGGACCACCCAAGCCCGCCCGTCGACAGAGCCTGCTGTCGGTGGCTTGGACGGACACGGATACGGGCGTGGAGAAGATCATGTGGCGTGAGATCGATAAAGTGTCGCGTGCCGTATTTCCCATATTGTTCTTTGTCTTTGTGCTCCTATATTGGCCCATATTGCTGATGAAGTCGTCCTAG
- the LOC133845839 gene encoding glycine receptor subunit alpha-2 isoform X6 — MLGKYNTKAFISLGLTFILMWISEATDTHMNYNYTTKPRVVLPPNYVKEMRPPSKKGSPVIVDFSIFVVDINSINVEDMDFRVDMFIHQRWMESRLEISDDIFEEGDDYVTLLPEFFDNLWQPDPYFLNSKIAGFGSPYVASTSLLRNKDERESKNFHLDKTLKIATLTHKFTSVTLYKNKTVRYAARMHAIIACQMEFQLYPMDIQVCPIYIESFSSNNQKVKLRWSDSGVTLNPELKLLQYNLGQPLELEESDGYMPEKVGNFSRLTVYFRFERQIGHHLIQTFAPSSLVVMLSWFSFWLGLDAIPGRVTLLVTCMLTLVTMFTGLRADIPPVARLTFGWPDAWCRCSLPSLNLSLSKCWMSSTSTSA; from the exons ATGCTGGgcaaatacaacacaaaagcATTCATATCGCTTGGATTGACATTCATATTGATGTG GATTAGTGAGGCCACGGACACCCACATGAACTACAACTACACAACGAAGCCCCGAGTGGTTCTTCCGCCTAATTATGTCAAGG AAATGCGACCGCCCTCAAAGAAGGGCTCACCAGTGATAGTAGACTTTAGCATATTTGTTGTAGATATTAACTCAATTAATGTAGAGGATATGGACTTTAG AGTTGACATGTTTATACATCAACGTTGGATGGAATCCCGACTGGAAATATCGGATGACATATTCGAAGAGGGCGACGACTATGTCACTTTACTTCCTGAATTTTTCGACAACCTTTGGCAACCAGATCCGTATTTTCTAAATTCGAAAATTGCCG GATTTGGAAGTCCATATGTTGCCTCAACTTCTCTGCTACGCAATAAAGATGAAAGAGAATCTAAAAACTTTCATCTAGACAAAACTTTAA AAATAGCTACCCTGACGCACAAGTTCACATCGGTGACGCTGTACAAGAATAAGACCGTTCGATATGCAGCTCGCATGCATGCCATAATTGCCTGCCAGATGGAGTTCCAGCTCTACCCCATGGACATCCAAGTATGTCCCATTTACATTGAGAGTT TTTCGTCCAACAATCAGAAGGTAAAGCTGCGGTGGTCCGACTCGGGTGTAACGCTCAATCCAGAGCTAAAGCTACTGCAATACAATCTCGGCCAGCCCTTGGAGCTGGAGGAGAGCGATGGCTATATGCCCGAGAAGGTGGGCAACTTCTCACGTCTCACCGTCTACTTTCGCTTCGAGCGGCAGATTGGCCATCATCTGATCCAGACATTTGCCCCATCCTCGCTGGTTGTCATGCTGTCGTGGTTCAGCTTCTGGCTCGGCCTGGACGCCATACCGGGACGTGTAACGCTGCTGGTCACCTGCATGCTGACGCTGGTCACAATGTTCACCGGTCTACGGGCGGATATACCACCCGTTGC GCGCTTGACCTTTGGATGGCCGGATGCATGGTGTCGGTGTTCGCTGCCCTCGCTGAATTTGTCGTTGTCAAAGTGTTGGATGTCCAGTACCAGTACCAG CGCATAA
- the LOC133845839 gene encoding glycine receptor subunit alpha-2 isoform X5 has product MLGKYNTKAFISLGLTFILMWISEATDTHMNYNYTTKPRVVLPPNYVKEMRPPSKKGSPVIVDFSIFVVDINSINVEDMDFRVDMFIHQRWMESRLEISDDIFEEGDDYVTLLPEFFDNLWQPDPYFLNSKIAEIATLTHKFTSVTLYKNKTVRYAARMHAIIACQMEFQLYPMDIQVCPIYIESFSSNNQKVKLRWSDSGVTLNPELKLLQYNLGQPLELEESDGYMPEKVGNFSRLTVYFRFERQIGHHLIQTFAPSSLVVMLSWFSFWLGLDAIPGRVTLLVTCMLTLVTMFTGLRADIPPVAYVKALDLWMAGCMVSVFAALAEFVVVKVLDVQYQYQVNRIPKRISNMEKGQCATVASWEGGAVRSRKATQTPTTPGQTSLQGNGGPPKPARRQSLLSVAWTDTDTGVEKIMWREIDKVSRAVFPILFFVFVLLYWPILLMKSS; this is encoded by the exons ATGCTGGgcaaatacaacacaaaagcATTCATATCGCTTGGATTGACATTCATATTGATGTG GATTAGTGAGGCCACGGACACCCACATGAACTACAACTACACAACGAAGCCCCGAGTGGTTCTTCCGCCTAATTATGTCAAGG AAATGCGACCGCCCTCAAAGAAGGGCTCACCAGTGATAGTAGACTTTAGCATATTTGTTGTAGATATTAACTCAATTAATGTAGAGGATATGGACTTTAG AGTTGACATGTTTATACATCAACGTTGGATGGAATCCCGACTGGAAATATCGGATGACATATTCGAAGAGGGCGACGACTATGTCACTTTACTTCCTGAATTTTTCGACAACCTTTGGCAACCAGATCCGTATTTTCTAAATTCGAAAATTGCCG AAATAGCTACCCTGACGCACAAGTTCACATCGGTGACGCTGTACAAGAATAAGACCGTTCGATATGCAGCTCGCATGCATGCCATAATTGCCTGCCAGATGGAGTTCCAGCTCTACCCCATGGACATCCAAGTATGTCCCATTTACATTGAGAGTT TTTCGTCCAACAATCAGAAGGTAAAGCTGCGGTGGTCCGACTCGGGTGTAACGCTCAATCCAGAGCTAAAGCTACTGCAATACAATCTCGGCCAGCCCTTGGAGCTGGAGGAGAGCGATGGCTATATGCCCGAGAAGGTGGGCAACTTCTCACGTCTCACCGTCTACTTTCGCTTCGAGCGGCAGATTGGCCATCATCTGATCCAGACATTTGCCCCATCCTCGCTGGTTGTCATGCTGTCGTGGTTCAGCTTCTGGCTCGGCCTGGACGCCATACCGGGACGTGTAACGCTGCTGGTCACCTGCATGCTGACGCTGGTCACAATGTTCACCGGTCTACGGGCGGATATACCACCCGTTGCGTATGTAAAG GCGCTTGACCTTTGGATGGCCGGATGCATGGTGTCGGTGTTCGCTGCCCTCGCTGAATTTGTCGTTGTCAAAGTGTTGGATGTCCAGTACCAGTACCAGGTAAACCGAATACCAAAG CGCATAAGCAATATGGAGAAAGGTCAATGTGCAACTGTGGCGAGCTGGGAGGGAGGCGCCGTACGGTCACGAAAGGCCACACAAACTCCAACAACGCCAGGCCAG ACATCGCTGCAGGGCAATGGAGGACCACCCAAGCCCGCCCGTCGACAGAGCCTGCTGTCGGTGGCTTGGACGGACACGGATACGGGCGTGGAGAAGATCATGTGGCGTGAGATCGATAAAGTGTCGCGTGCCGTATTTCCCATATTGTTCTTTGTCTTTGTGCTCCTATATTGGCCCATATTGCTGATGAAGTCGTCCTAG
- the LOC133845839 gene encoding glycine receptor subunit alpha-2 isoform X4 — MLGKYNTKAFISLGLTFILMWISEATDTHMNYNYTTKPRVVLPPNYVKEMRPPSKKGSPVIVDFSIFVVDINSINVEDMDFRVDMFIHQRWMESRLEISDDIFEEGDDYVTLLPEFFDNLWQPDPYFLNSKIAEIATLTHKFTSVTLYKNKTVRYAARMHAIIACQMEFQLYPMDIQVCPIYIESFSSNNQKVKLRWSDSGVTLNPELKLLQYNLGQPLELEESDGYMPEKVGNFSRLTVYFRFERQIGHHLIQTFAPSSLVVMLSWFSFWLGLDAIPGRVTLLVTCMLTLVTMFTGLRADIPPVAYVKALDLWMAGCMVSVFAALAEFVVVKVLDVQYQYQVNRIPKVLPMRISNMEKGQCATVASWEGGAVRSRKATQTPTTPGQTSLQGNGGPPKPARRQSLLSVAWTDTDTGVEKIMWREIDKVSRAVFPILFFVFVLLYWPILLMKSS; from the exons ATGCTGGgcaaatacaacacaaaagcATTCATATCGCTTGGATTGACATTCATATTGATGTG GATTAGTGAGGCCACGGACACCCACATGAACTACAACTACACAACGAAGCCCCGAGTGGTTCTTCCGCCTAATTATGTCAAGG AAATGCGACCGCCCTCAAAGAAGGGCTCACCAGTGATAGTAGACTTTAGCATATTTGTTGTAGATATTAACTCAATTAATGTAGAGGATATGGACTTTAG AGTTGACATGTTTATACATCAACGTTGGATGGAATCCCGACTGGAAATATCGGATGACATATTCGAAGAGGGCGACGACTATGTCACTTTACTTCCTGAATTTTTCGACAACCTTTGGCAACCAGATCCGTATTTTCTAAATTCGAAAATTGCCG AAATAGCTACCCTGACGCACAAGTTCACATCGGTGACGCTGTACAAGAATAAGACCGTTCGATATGCAGCTCGCATGCATGCCATAATTGCCTGCCAGATGGAGTTCCAGCTCTACCCCATGGACATCCAAGTATGTCCCATTTACATTGAGAGTT TTTCGTCCAACAATCAGAAGGTAAAGCTGCGGTGGTCCGACTCGGGTGTAACGCTCAATCCAGAGCTAAAGCTACTGCAATACAATCTCGGCCAGCCCTTGGAGCTGGAGGAGAGCGATGGCTATATGCCCGAGAAGGTGGGCAACTTCTCACGTCTCACCGTCTACTTTCGCTTCGAGCGGCAGATTGGCCATCATCTGATCCAGACATTTGCCCCATCCTCGCTGGTTGTCATGCTGTCGTGGTTCAGCTTCTGGCTCGGCCTGGACGCCATACCGGGACGTGTAACGCTGCTGGTCACCTGCATGCTGACGCTGGTCACAATGTTCACCGGTCTACGGGCGGATATACCACCCGTTGCGTATGTAAAG GCGCTTGACCTTTGGATGGCCGGATGCATGGTGTCGGTGTTCGCTGCCCTCGCTGAATTTGTCGTTGTCAAAGTGTTGGATGTCCAGTACCAGTACCAGGTAAACCGAATACCAAAGGTACTGCCCATG CGCATAAGCAATATGGAGAAAGGTCAATGTGCAACTGTGGCGAGCTGGGAGGGAGGCGCCGTACGGTCACGAAAGGCCACACAAACTCCAACAACGCCAGGCCAG ACATCGCTGCAGGGCAATGGAGGACCACCCAAGCCCGCCCGTCGACAGAGCCTGCTGTCGGTGGCTTGGACGGACACGGATACGGGCGTGGAGAAGATCATGTGGCGTGAGATCGATAAAGTGTCGCGTGCCGTATTTCCCATATTGTTCTTTGTCTTTGTGCTCCTATATTGGCCCATATTGCTGATGAAGTCGTCCTAG
- the LOC133845839 gene encoding glycine receptor subunit alpha-2 isoform X7 — protein MLGKYNTKAFISLGLTFILMWISEATDTHMNYNYTTKPRVVLPPNYVKEMRPPSKKGSPVIVDFSIFVVDINSINVEDMDFRVDMFIHQRWMESRLEISDDIFEEGDDYVTLLPEFFDNLWQPDPYFLNSKIAGFGSPYVASTSLLRNKDERESKNFHLDKTLKIATLTHKFTSVTLYKNKTVRYAARMHAIIACQMEFQLYPMDIQVCPIYIESFSSNNQKVKLRWSDSGVTLNPELKLLQYNLGQPLELEESDGYMPEKVGNFSRLTVYFRFERQIGHHLIQTFAPSSLVVMLSWFSFWLGLDAIPGRVTLLVTCMLTLVTMFTGLRADIPPVARLTFGWPDAWCRCSLPSLNLSLSKCWMSSTSTR, from the exons ATGCTGGgcaaatacaacacaaaagcATTCATATCGCTTGGATTGACATTCATATTGATGTG GATTAGTGAGGCCACGGACACCCACATGAACTACAACTACACAACGAAGCCCCGAGTGGTTCTTCCGCCTAATTATGTCAAGG AAATGCGACCGCCCTCAAAGAAGGGCTCACCAGTGATAGTAGACTTTAGCATATTTGTTGTAGATATTAACTCAATTAATGTAGAGGATATGGACTTTAG AGTTGACATGTTTATACATCAACGTTGGATGGAATCCCGACTGGAAATATCGGATGACATATTCGAAGAGGGCGACGACTATGTCACTTTACTTCCTGAATTTTTCGACAACCTTTGGCAACCAGATCCGTATTTTCTAAATTCGAAAATTGCCG GATTTGGAAGTCCATATGTTGCCTCAACTTCTCTGCTACGCAATAAAGATGAAAGAGAATCTAAAAACTTTCATCTAGACAAAACTTTAA AAATAGCTACCCTGACGCACAAGTTCACATCGGTGACGCTGTACAAGAATAAGACCGTTCGATATGCAGCTCGCATGCATGCCATAATTGCCTGCCAGATGGAGTTCCAGCTCTACCCCATGGACATCCAAGTATGTCCCATTTACATTGAGAGTT TTTCGTCCAACAATCAGAAGGTAAAGCTGCGGTGGTCCGACTCGGGTGTAACGCTCAATCCAGAGCTAAAGCTACTGCAATACAATCTCGGCCAGCCCTTGGAGCTGGAGGAGAGCGATGGCTATATGCCCGAGAAGGTGGGCAACTTCTCACGTCTCACCGTCTACTTTCGCTTCGAGCGGCAGATTGGCCATCATCTGATCCAGACATTTGCCCCATCCTCGCTGGTTGTCATGCTGTCGTGGTTCAGCTTCTGGCTCGGCCTGGACGCCATACCGGGACGTGTAACGCTGCTGGTCACCTGCATGCTGACGCTGGTCACAATGTTCACCGGTCTACGGGCGGATATACCACCCGTTGC GCGCTTGACCTTTGGATGGCCGGATGCATGGTGTCGGTGTTCGCTGCCCTCGCTGAATTTGTCGTTGTCAAAGTGTTGGATGTCCAGTACCAGTACCAGGTAA
- the LOC133845839 gene encoding glycine receptor subunit alpha-2 isoform X3: MLGKYNTKAFISLGLTFILMWISEATDTHMNYNYTTKPRVVLPPNYVKEMRPPSKKGSPVIVDFSIFVVDINSINVEDMDFRVDMFIHQRWMESRLEISDDIFEEGDDYVTLLPEFFDNLWQPDPYFLNSKIAGFGSPYVASTSLLRNKDERESKNFHLDKTLKIATLTHKFTSVTLYKNKTVRYAARMHAIIACQMEFQLYPMDIQVCPIYIESFSSNNQKVKLRWSDSGVTLNPELKLLQYNLGQPLELEESDGYMPEKVGNFSRLTVYFRFERQIGHHLIQTFAPSSLVVMLSWFSFWLGLDAIPGRVTLLVTCMLTLVTMFTGLRADIPPVAYVKALDLWMAGCMVSVFAALAEFVVVKVLDVQYQYQRISNMEKGQCATVASWEGGAVRSRKATQTPTTPGQTSLQGNGGPPKPARRQSLLSVAWTDTDTGVEKIMWREIDKVSRAVFPILFFVFVLLYWPILLMKSS; this comes from the exons ATGCTGGgcaaatacaacacaaaagcATTCATATCGCTTGGATTGACATTCATATTGATGTG GATTAGTGAGGCCACGGACACCCACATGAACTACAACTACACAACGAAGCCCCGAGTGGTTCTTCCGCCTAATTATGTCAAGG AAATGCGACCGCCCTCAAAGAAGGGCTCACCAGTGATAGTAGACTTTAGCATATTTGTTGTAGATATTAACTCAATTAATGTAGAGGATATGGACTTTAG AGTTGACATGTTTATACATCAACGTTGGATGGAATCCCGACTGGAAATATCGGATGACATATTCGAAGAGGGCGACGACTATGTCACTTTACTTCCTGAATTTTTCGACAACCTTTGGCAACCAGATCCGTATTTTCTAAATTCGAAAATTGCCG GATTTGGAAGTCCATATGTTGCCTCAACTTCTCTGCTACGCAATAAAGATGAAAGAGAATCTAAAAACTTTCATCTAGACAAAACTTTAA AAATAGCTACCCTGACGCACAAGTTCACATCGGTGACGCTGTACAAGAATAAGACCGTTCGATATGCAGCTCGCATGCATGCCATAATTGCCTGCCAGATGGAGTTCCAGCTCTACCCCATGGACATCCAAGTATGTCCCATTTACATTGAGAGTT TTTCGTCCAACAATCAGAAGGTAAAGCTGCGGTGGTCCGACTCGGGTGTAACGCTCAATCCAGAGCTAAAGCTACTGCAATACAATCTCGGCCAGCCCTTGGAGCTGGAGGAGAGCGATGGCTATATGCCCGAGAAGGTGGGCAACTTCTCACGTCTCACCGTCTACTTTCGCTTCGAGCGGCAGATTGGCCATCATCTGATCCAGACATTTGCCCCATCCTCGCTGGTTGTCATGCTGTCGTGGTTCAGCTTCTGGCTCGGCCTGGACGCCATACCGGGACGTGTAACGCTGCTGGTCACCTGCATGCTGACGCTGGTCACAATGTTCACCGGTCTACGGGCGGATATACCACCCGTTGCGTATGTAAAG GCGCTTGACCTTTGGATGGCCGGATGCATGGTGTCGGTGTTCGCTGCCCTCGCTGAATTTGTCGTTGTCAAAGTGTTGGATGTCCAGTACCAGTACCAG CGCATAAGCAATATGGAGAAAGGTCAATGTGCAACTGTGGCGAGCTGGGAGGGAGGCGCCGTACGGTCACGAAAGGCCACACAAACTCCAACAACGCCAGGCCAG ACATCGCTGCAGGGCAATGGAGGACCACCCAAGCCCGCCCGTCGACAGAGCCTGCTGTCGGTGGCTTGGACGGACACGGATACGGGCGTGGAGAAGATCATGTGGCGTGAGATCGATAAAGTGTCGCGTGCCGTATTTCCCATATTGTTCTTTGTCTTTGTGCTCCTATATTGGCCCATATTGCTGATGAAGTCGTCCTAG
- the LOC133845839 gene encoding glycine receptor subunit alpha-2 isoform X2, which yields MLGKYNTKAFISLGLTFILMWISEATDTHMNYNYTTKPRVVLPPNYVKEMRPPSKKGSPVIVDFSIFVVDINSINVEDMDFRVDMFIHQRWMESRLEISDDIFEEGDDYVTLLPEFFDNLWQPDPYFLNSKIAGFGSPYVASTSLLRNKDERESKNFHLDKTLKIATLTHKFTSVTLYKNKTVRYAARMHAIIACQMEFQLYPMDIQVCPIYIESFSSNNQKVKLRWSDSGVTLNPELKLLQYNLGQPLELEESDGYMPEKVGNFSRLTVYFRFERQIGHHLIQTFAPSSLVVMLSWFSFWLGLDAIPGRVTLLVTCMLTLVTMFTGLRADIPPVAYVKALDLWMAGCMVSVFAALAEFVVVKVLDVQYQYQVNRIPKRISNMEKGQCATVASWEGGAVRSRKATQTPTTPGQTSLQGNGGPPKPARRQSLLSVAWTDTDTGVEKIMWREIDKVSRAVFPILFFVFVLLYWPILLMKSS from the exons ATGCTGGgcaaatacaacacaaaagcATTCATATCGCTTGGATTGACATTCATATTGATGTG GATTAGTGAGGCCACGGACACCCACATGAACTACAACTACACAACGAAGCCCCGAGTGGTTCTTCCGCCTAATTATGTCAAGG AAATGCGACCGCCCTCAAAGAAGGGCTCACCAGTGATAGTAGACTTTAGCATATTTGTTGTAGATATTAACTCAATTAATGTAGAGGATATGGACTTTAG AGTTGACATGTTTATACATCAACGTTGGATGGAATCCCGACTGGAAATATCGGATGACATATTCGAAGAGGGCGACGACTATGTCACTTTACTTCCTGAATTTTTCGACAACCTTTGGCAACCAGATCCGTATTTTCTAAATTCGAAAATTGCCG GATTTGGAAGTCCATATGTTGCCTCAACTTCTCTGCTACGCAATAAAGATGAAAGAGAATCTAAAAACTTTCATCTAGACAAAACTTTAA AAATAGCTACCCTGACGCACAAGTTCACATCGGTGACGCTGTACAAGAATAAGACCGTTCGATATGCAGCTCGCATGCATGCCATAATTGCCTGCCAGATGGAGTTCCAGCTCTACCCCATGGACATCCAAGTATGTCCCATTTACATTGAGAGTT TTTCGTCCAACAATCAGAAGGTAAAGCTGCGGTGGTCCGACTCGGGTGTAACGCTCAATCCAGAGCTAAAGCTACTGCAATACAATCTCGGCCAGCCCTTGGAGCTGGAGGAGAGCGATGGCTATATGCCCGAGAAGGTGGGCAACTTCTCACGTCTCACCGTCTACTTTCGCTTCGAGCGGCAGATTGGCCATCATCTGATCCAGACATTTGCCCCATCCTCGCTGGTTGTCATGCTGTCGTGGTTCAGCTTCTGGCTCGGCCTGGACGCCATACCGGGACGTGTAACGCTGCTGGTCACCTGCATGCTGACGCTGGTCACAATGTTCACCGGTCTACGGGCGGATATACCACCCGTTGCGTATGTAAAG GCGCTTGACCTTTGGATGGCCGGATGCATGGTGTCGGTGTTCGCTGCCCTCGCTGAATTTGTCGTTGTCAAAGTGTTGGATGTCCAGTACCAGTACCAGGTAAACCGAATACCAAAG CGCATAAGCAATATGGAGAAAGGTCAATGTGCAACTGTGGCGAGCTGGGAGGGAGGCGCCGTACGGTCACGAAAGGCCACACAAACTCCAACAACGCCAGGCCAG ACATCGCTGCAGGGCAATGGAGGACCACCCAAGCCCGCCCGTCGACAGAGCCTGCTGTCGGTGGCTTGGACGGACACGGATACGGGCGTGGAGAAGATCATGTGGCGTGAGATCGATAAAGTGTCGCGTGCCGTATTTCCCATATTGTTCTTTGTCTTTGTGCTCCTATATTGGCCCATATTGCTGATGAAGTCGTCCTAG